The following are from one region of the Streptomyces decoyicus genome:
- a CDS encoding ABC transporter substrate-binding protein — protein sequence MHLPPQPADDLPPWWKGWRGIATLVVALALIAGGLWFFWPVEEDDSCAADQPGLHWAGTGPLRECVGITDEKAFSFDPRLKGITDRIAQENRRVRAQWEKPASGKSRLPYVKVAVLSPLTESDTSALPIGEIRSSLEGAFIAQCRANACPALSTTSSTGIQGKTPLIQLVLANEGRNETHWKPVVDQLAGLVDDAHPLVAVTGMGVSIPETQAAATELSRLKIPAIGAVLTATDLNAPRLFKVSPSNVDYAKALRRYLDGSSLKGRHGYLVFDSRDDNYVKTMRRAFDEEFGDYIGRRRASFVGTTGHQPAGVPRLFYNAVNNICLTKAEVIFYAGRDRDLADLVRALSTRSQCGHDTPITVMTGATGTFAQGKQVRGLLKSNKISILDVAATNPAQWTSGVHAPSGFKPFHQALRDLNYPDSVLDDGYAIMHHDAVLTAIWATRNVTGQTGKEAPDVQDVYNEITNLHDASTVPAAGGELSFDDASNGWPHNKPVPVIRLPDPLKDPGPPYLVP from the coding sequence ATGCATCTGCCCCCGCAACCCGCCGACGACCTCCCCCCTTGGTGGAAGGGGTGGCGAGGAATCGCCACCCTCGTAGTAGCGCTGGCCCTGATAGCCGGCGGGCTCTGGTTCTTCTGGCCGGTCGAGGAGGACGACAGCTGCGCGGCGGACCAGCCGGGTCTGCACTGGGCCGGTACGGGGCCGCTGCGGGAGTGCGTCGGCATCACGGACGAGAAGGCGTTCTCCTTCGACCCCCGGCTCAAGGGGATCACCGACCGGATCGCGCAGGAGAACAGGCGGGTCCGCGCCCAGTGGGAGAAGCCCGCGTCCGGGAAGAGCCGCCTGCCCTACGTCAAGGTCGCCGTCCTGTCGCCCCTGACGGAGAGCGACACCAGCGCGCTGCCGATCGGGGAGATCCGCTCCAGCCTGGAGGGCGCCTTCATCGCGCAGTGCCGGGCGAATGCCTGCCCCGCACTCTCCACGACCAGCTCCACCGGCATCCAGGGCAAGACGCCGCTGATCCAGCTGGTCCTGGCGAACGAGGGCCGTAACGAGACGCATTGGAAGCCGGTGGTGGACCAACTGGCCGGCCTGGTCGACGACGCGCACCCCCTGGTCGCGGTCACCGGCATGGGCGTCAGCATCCCGGAGACCCAGGCAGCGGCCACCGAGCTCAGCCGGCTGAAGATCCCCGCGATCGGTGCGGTCCTGACCGCCACCGACCTCAACGCGCCACGTCTGTTCAAGGTGTCCCCGTCCAACGTCGACTACGCCAAGGCGCTGCGCCGCTATCTGGACGGCTCCTCGCTGAAGGGGCGCCACGGCTACCTCGTCTTCGACAGCAGGGACGACAACTACGTCAAGACCATGCGCAGGGCGTTCGACGAGGAGTTCGGCGACTACATCGGCCGGCGGCGCGCCTCGTTCGTCGGCACGACCGGCCACCAGCCGGCCGGCGTTCCCAGGCTCTTCTACAACGCCGTCAACAACATCTGTCTGACCAAGGCGGAAGTGATCTTCTATGCGGGGCGCGACCGCGATCTCGCCGATCTCGTCCGTGCCCTCTCCACCCGCAGTCAGTGCGGTCATGACACACCGATCACGGTGATGACCGGGGCGACCGGCACCTTCGCGCAGGGAAAGCAGGTACGGGGGCTGCTCAAGAGCAACAAGATCTCCATCCTGGACGTCGCCGCGACCAACCCCGCCCAGTGGACGAGTGGCGTCCATGCCCCGTCCGGCTTCAAGCCCTTCCATCAGGCCCTGCGGGATCTGAACTACCCCGACTCGGTGCTGGACGACGGGTACGCGATCATGCATCACGACGCCGTGCTGACCGCGATATGGGCCACCCGCAATGTCACCGGCCAGACCGGCAAGGAAGCGCCCGACGTCCAGGACGTGTACAACGAGATCACCAATCTGCACGACGCGAGCACCGTTCCCGCGGCCGGCGGAGAGCTCAGCTTCGACGACGCCTCCAACGGCTGGCCGCACAACAAGCCGGTGCCCGTCATCCGGCTGCCCGATCCCCTCAAGGATCCCGGCCCGCCCTATCTGGTGCCTTGA
- a CDS encoding toxin glutamine deamidase domain-containing protein, with amino-acid sequence MPGPSAPAGAHASAGAPPASTPPRSSPAGHGTPPRSAPARDPRTAPYGDPRSTPPRQRPGSPDPQSSRPRPTPPRADPPRTEQPRGNESSPQQPQTPPPNKGPEQHGPEQHGPGQSAPDPRTPDPQHPRGDDTQAAPDHDTKTPEPDKPDADTPDTDKPVADKPGPDSEHQADDADSGDKDSPDADRTADSDPTADSGPNTDSGPNTDVDSDADSSPAPDSDSDTDSGPEPDSHSDSNPDTDTDTDADSDSDSSESDAAPDAQDNRPSLQDIRAGIQEAPGGLLPPDTADQQALVAASPRNDDGTPQRFPDPFGDWAQLQNDGGTNVPGRSNNCADCSRSFLETWYGNPQVSAPRTPDLDADGSPDRWSPETDANENIIDWTGAPHSYAGTSPDGHAAIAQDLLNAGPGSSAIVQVNWDGGGGHAFNAVNHDGRIVWVDTQSGEVSEQPINTDGATDVFYIPLDADRNPLHPAQDPAADADPSDDASSTSTQSEGAHSTSDQPDGSDSGGAHSPSDQSDGAPSADSHPSDDSHDGPPTNSSPSEQTESTPSAPSPQSDSPQPDTAQTDSAQTDSTQTDSAQSNSTPNDSPQSDSPESNPSRPEPTQSDPTQSDPTQSDPSQSDSPQSDSPQGAHSTSDHGTSDHNTPDANAPATHPAADGDAPGQSSPGISVDAGDAGPHAPADSKPDAGPDGHEQSTSLSSDAPADGSPGGQPRPVGHDAPTDANGTSRNPGDAPQRDPGDTPQRDGAPQSHDQNRPAPARPDTTPGTPGGRPDQTRADGRPQQSPPDGRAQQSPSDSRPQQSPADSRTNPPAPDGRPKPPTPDAPAGKRKAGGPPPTDNQPSGSGTGPSSGSGSSHKKKRTEPDHEGLAALKLDDSTSPKPDDDAMDVDEKEPYSDPHDRGDSDTSEQEKKGDRTLDAEAEGSKEYGIPPDKLQNELRRDRDVHRVPLDNVHDHLDSWAKGGSLAQVLRASTGDAAPTSGDAGKGPRAFTQSDLEQRLPGFKDLERGERLAVVSSLARLSVGFHEQHGVGKNPENVDKPYRKKGEDAPKPESKDSAAKNAEESLGVRGHRKSSDKLLNSLKLGTVPPSLTNNSPDLTDRNYAVLEVEGPPPGRETHYVTDSSVPVGEKYVSGRHSEKHLADWLKRVNQGDTKYTPQAVYTEREPCGMGQGHAKCSTVLREKALDDAKVYYSTTYRTDPADVAAKKKLDTVKTAEKKKVDSMAAADVQQSIADRINARTDKSADRAAKEIAAAQKLGEADARKELKKLIEREYSKRKEGSTTEEKQAMVREMDRHIDHLDTTWRKIQPSLM; translated from the coding sequence GTGCCCGGCCCGAGTGCCCCTGCCGGCGCGCACGCTTCAGCAGGTGCTCCGCCCGCCTCCACTCCCCCGCGCTCCTCACCGGCCGGCCACGGCACCCCGCCCCGCAGCGCGCCCGCCCGGGACCCCCGCACCGCGCCCTACGGTGATCCGCGCAGCACTCCCCCACGTCAGCGGCCCGGCTCTCCCGACCCCCAGTCGTCGCGTCCCCGGCCCACTCCTCCGCGCGCCGACCCCCCTCGTACCGAGCAGCCGCGCGGCAACGAGTCGTCCCCGCAGCAGCCGCAGACTCCACCGCCGAACAAGGGACCGGAGCAGCACGGCCCGGAGCAGCACGGCCCCGGCCAGAGCGCTCCGGACCCGCGCACCCCCGATCCGCAGCACCCGCGGGGCGACGACACGCAGGCCGCGCCGGACCACGACACAAAGACACCGGAGCCCGACAAGCCCGACGCCGACACTCCCGACACCGACAAACCCGTTGCCGACAAGCCCGGTCCCGACTCCGAGCACCAGGCCGACGATGCCGACTCCGGCGACAAGGACTCGCCCGACGCGGACCGCACCGCGGACTCGGACCCCACCGCGGACTCGGGCCCCAACACGGACTCGGGCCCCAACACAGACGTGGACTCCGATGCCGACTCCAGCCCGGCGCCGGACTCGGACTCCGACACGGACTCGGGCCCGGAGCCGGACTCACACTCGGACTCGAACCCGGACACGGACACGGACACGGATGCAGACTCCGACTCGGACTCATCAGAGTCGGACGCCGCGCCCGACGCGCAGGACAACCGGCCCAGTCTCCAGGACATCCGAGCCGGTATCCAGGAGGCCCCCGGTGGCCTGCTGCCGCCCGACACCGCGGATCAGCAGGCGCTCGTGGCCGCCAGCCCGCGGAACGACGACGGCACTCCCCAGCGCTTTCCCGATCCGTTCGGGGACTGGGCCCAGTTGCAGAACGACGGCGGTACGAATGTGCCCGGCCGTTCCAACAACTGTGCCGACTGCAGCCGTTCGTTCCTCGAGACCTGGTACGGAAACCCGCAGGTCTCAGCGCCTCGCACCCCGGACCTCGATGCGGACGGGAGCCCCGACCGCTGGTCCCCGGAGACGGATGCCAACGAGAACATCATCGACTGGACCGGCGCGCCGCACTCCTACGCCGGCACCAGCCCCGACGGTCACGCCGCGATCGCCCAGGACCTCCTGAACGCCGGTCCGGGCTCCTCCGCGATCGTGCAGGTCAACTGGGACGGGGGCGGAGGCCATGCGTTCAACGCCGTCAACCACGACGGTCGCATCGTGTGGGTGGACACCCAGAGCGGCGAGGTGAGCGAGCAGCCCATCAACACCGACGGTGCCACGGACGTCTTCTACATCCCGCTGGACGCCGACCGGAATCCGCTCCATCCCGCTCAGGACCCGGCAGCCGATGCCGACCCGTCGGATGACGCCTCCTCCACCTCGACCCAGTCCGAAGGCGCCCACTCCACATCCGACCAGCCCGACGGCTCCGACTCCGGCGGCGCCCACTCCCCATCCGATCAGTCCGACGGCGCCCCGTCGGCCGATTCCCACCCCTCGGACGACTCACACGACGGCCCGCCGACCAACAGCTCCCCGTCCGAGCAGACAGAAAGCACCCCGTCCGCCCCCTCCCCGCAGTCGGACTCGCCACAACCGGACACGGCACAGACCGACTCGGCACAGACCGACTCGACACAGACGGACTCGGCACAGTCCAACTCAACACCGAACGACTCACCACAGTCCGACTCGCCCGAGTCCAATCCGTCACGGCCAGAGCCGACCCAGTCCGATCCGACCCAGTCCGATCCGACCCAGTCCGATCCGTCCCAGTCCGACTCGCCCCAGTCCGACTCGCCCCAGGGTGCCCACAGCACAAGCGACCACGGCACGAGCGATCACAACACGCCGGACGCGAACGCTCCCGCCACTCACCCGGCCGCCGACGGCGACGCCCCTGGCCAGTCGTCGCCCGGGATCAGCGTCGACGCCGGTGACGCCGGGCCCCACGCGCCTGCGGACAGCAAGCCGGACGCCGGTCCTGACGGGCACGAACAGTCCACCTCGCTCTCCTCGGACGCCCCTGCGGACGGTTCGCCCGGTGGACAGCCGCGGCCCGTTGGCCACGACGCCCCCACCGATGCGAACGGCACCTCCCGGAATCCTGGTGACGCCCCGCAGCGCGACCCTGGTGACACGCCGCAGCGCGACGGTGCCCCCCAGAGCCACGACCAGAACCGGCCCGCCCCTGCGCGGCCGGACACTACCCCCGGCACGCCCGGCGGACGGCCCGACCAGACACGTGCCGACGGCCGTCCCCAGCAATCGCCTCCCGACGGCCGTGCCCAGCAGTCACCCTCCGACAGCCGTCCCCAGCAATCGCCCGCCGACAGCCGTACGAACCCACCGGCCCCCGACGGCCGTCCCAAGCCGCCGACTCCCGACGCCCCCGCCGGGAAACGGAAGGCCGGCGGTCCTCCGCCCACGGACAACCAGCCGTCCGGCTCGGGCACCGGGCCCTCCTCAGGGAGCGGAAGCAGCCACAAGAAGAAGCGGACCGAGCCGGACCACGAGGGCCTCGCCGCGCTGAAGCTGGACGATTCGACGTCGCCGAAGCCCGACGACGACGCGATGGACGTCGACGAGAAGGAGCCCTACTCCGACCCGCACGACCGCGGTGACAGCGACACCTCCGAGCAGGAAAAGAAGGGGGATCGCACCCTCGACGCGGAGGCGGAGGGGTCCAAGGAGTACGGGATTCCGCCGGACAAGCTACAGAACGAACTCCGGCGGGACCGGGACGTACACCGCGTCCCGCTCGACAACGTCCATGACCATCTGGACAGTTGGGCGAAGGGCGGGAGCCTGGCGCAGGTTCTGCGTGCCTCGACCGGTGATGCCGCCCCCACGTCGGGCGATGCCGGAAAGGGGCCGCGCGCCTTCACCCAGAGCGATCTGGAGCAGCGGCTGCCCGGATTCAAGGACCTGGAGCGCGGTGAGCGGCTCGCGGTCGTTTCGTCCCTGGCCCGGCTCAGCGTGGGATTTCACGAGCAGCACGGCGTGGGCAAGAATCCGGAGAACGTCGACAAGCCGTACCGCAAGAAGGGCGAGGATGCGCCCAAGCCGGAGAGCAAGGACAGTGCGGCCAAGAACGCCGAGGAATCGCTCGGTGTTCGGGGGCACCGGAAGAGCAGCGACAAACTCCTCAACAGCCTGAAGCTCGGCACCGTTCCGCCCAGCCTGACGAACAACAGTCCGGACCTCACGGATCGCAACTACGCGGTGTTGGAGGTCGAGGGCCCCCCGCCCGGGCGCGAGACGCATTACGTCACCGACTCCTCGGTGCCGGTGGGTGAGAAGTATGTGTCGGGCAGGCATTCGGAGAAGCATCTTGCCGACTGGCTGAAGCGGGTCAATCAGGGCGACACGAAATACACGCCACAGGCCGTCTACACGGAGCGTGAGCCCTGCGGAATGGGGCAGGGCCACGCGAAGTGTTCAACCGTGCTGCGGGAAAAGGCACTCGACGACGCAAAGGTCTACTACAGCACGACCTATCGCACCGACCCGGCCGATGTCGCGGCGAAGAAGAAGCTCGACACGGTGAAGACCGCGGAGAAGAAGAAGGTCGACAGTATGGCCGCGGCCGACGTGCAGCAGAGCATCGCCGACCGCATCAACGCCCGTACGGACAAATCCGCCGACCGGGCCGCCAAGGAAATCGCGGCGGCCCAGAAGCTCGGCGAGGCGGACGCGCGCAAGGAACTCAAGAAGCTCATCGAGCGCGAGTACAGCAAGCGGAAGGAAGGCTCGACCACGGAGGAGAAGCAGGCCATGGTCCGGGAAATGGACCGGCATATCGACCACCTGGACACGACCTGGCGGAAGATCCAGCCGAGCCTGATGTGA
- a CDS encoding HEAT repeat domain-containing protein: MSEDIAALVRQLAAVDRDERRTATDRLVALGAPVVEHLLPLLGDEERPGRSAAEACLQDLGAMAIEPLRRVRGEGPGGLRPAALRALASLGGGDALGPADRAAVERLVRVKLLDESPGDLPAETWIAVPRAEVKDIVRALELHDARPVTTALGVSAAVHHENSLDHLSDDGTSSTAYRVFITPEFDGWRLVYGADYLNDYWAQAVEKLSTQCREAHFYAVDEYNGARVWWVAENGQDKRGHRTYGDPEWVGEPMEFERDLMQDEDDELYDPEEAEEYAEGVRDPEEVASWISIQPTTVEVLDKVGHGWLAVTSPDVGHGRFRGALDI, from the coding sequence ATGAGTGAGGACATCGCCGCACTGGTACGTCAACTGGCAGCCGTGGACCGGGACGAGCGCAGAACGGCGACGGACCGGCTGGTCGCGCTCGGAGCCCCGGTCGTGGAGCACCTTCTGCCGCTGCTCGGCGACGAGGAACGGCCCGGCCGATCGGCCGCGGAGGCGTGTCTGCAAGACCTCGGAGCCATGGCGATCGAGCCCTTGCGAAGGGTCCGTGGTGAGGGCCCCGGCGGCCTGCGGCCTGCCGCCCTGCGTGCGCTCGCGAGCCTCGGCGGCGGCGATGCCCTGGGCCCCGCCGACCGGGCAGCCGTCGAGCGGCTCGTACGGGTCAAACTGCTCGACGAAAGCCCCGGCGACCTTCCGGCGGAGACCTGGATAGCGGTGCCACGGGCGGAAGTGAAGGACATCGTGCGGGCGTTGGAGCTGCACGACGCACGCCCCGTCACGACGGCCCTGGGAGTATCCGCCGCCGTCCACCACGAGAATTCGCTCGACCACCTCTCCGATGACGGCACGTCCTCCACCGCATACCGCGTCTTCATCACCCCGGAATTCGACGGCTGGCGGCTTGTCTACGGCGCCGACTACCTCAACGACTACTGGGCACAGGCCGTGGAAAAACTCAGCACGCAGTGCCGGGAGGCGCACTTCTACGCCGTGGACGAGTACAACGGCGCGCGGGTGTGGTGGGTCGCGGAGAACGGGCAGGACAAGCGCGGCCACCGCACCTACGGCGATCCCGAATGGGTCGGCGAACCCATGGAGTTCGAGCGGGATCTGATGCAGGACGAGGACGACGAACTGTACGACCCCGAAGAGGCCGAGGAGTACGCCGAAGGTGTCCGTGACCCGGAGGAGGTGGCCTCCTGGATCTCCATCCAGCCGACGACCGTCGAGGTGCTCGACAAGGTGGGCCACGGCTGGCTCGCGGTGACCAGCCCGGACGTCGGGCACGGCCGGTTCCGGGGCGCACTGGATATCTGA